The proteins below come from a single Armatimonadota bacterium genomic window:
- a CDS encoding PIN domain-containing protein, translating to MFLVDTSVWVRCLEKDNPLGVDCVRAIKKLKASGEELWTCAQVVIELWAVCSRPREANGLGFDAETIDKIVTDILLIAPHLDEPVDIGPRWRRFAVRYAPSGKPCHDLRLVTLADAYGIDRILTCNASDLKRFTEIKAVHPSEV from the coding sequence ATGTTTCTCGTTGACACGAGCGTTTGGGTCAGGTGCCTTGAGAAAGACAACCCCCTTGGAGTGGATTGTGTGCGGGCTATCAAGAAGCTCAAGGCATCGGGAGAAGAACTATGGACCTGTGCACAGGTCGTTATCGAACTGTGGGCGGTCTGCAGCCGGCCCAGAGAGGCAAATGGCCTTGGGTTTGACGCAGAGACGATCGATAAGATCGTCACAGACATACTCCTCATTGCGCCTCATCTGGACGAGCCAGTTGACATTGGCCCTCGATGGCGAAGATTCGCGGTTCGCTACGCTCCAAGTGGGAAGCCGTGTCACGATCTCAGACTCGTTACCCTGGCGGATGCTTATGGGATTGACCGCATCCTAACTTGTAACGCCAGTGACCTCAAGCGATTCACCGAGATCAAGGCTGTTCATCCAAGCGAGGTGTAG
- a CDS encoding VOC family protein, whose protein sequence is MSDKSDTPATSSLLPPIDPGVDVGHVHLKVSDLERSIRFYTEVLGFDLVQRYGEAAAFLSAGGYHHHIGLNTWMSKGGSAPSPRSTGLFHVAFRYPTRAALAIALKRLMVSGIQLTGASDHGVSEALYLNDPDGNGIELYWDRPKDRWPYDADGNLQMVSDPLDLEELLGEGVGH, encoded by the coding sequence ATGTCCGACAAGTCCGACACGCCTGCCACTTCCTCTCTGCTTCCTCCCATCGATCCCGGCGTCGACGTCGGTCACGTTCACCTCAAGGTCTCTGACCTCGAAAGGTCGATTCGTTTCTACACCGAAGTGCTCGGCTTCGATCTGGTCCAGCGTTACGGCGAGGCGGCGGCGTTTCTCTCGGCGGGTGGCTATCACCACCACATCGGGCTGAACACGTGGATGAGCAAAGGGGGAAGCGCCCCCTCCCCACGCAGCACCGGGCTGTTCCATGTTGCCTTCCGCTACCCCACGCGGGCCGCGCTCGCAATAGCCTTGAAGCGGCTCATGGTTTCAGGAATTCAGTTGACCGGCGCCTCCGACCACGGCGTCAGCGAGGCGCTCTACCTGAACGACCCCGACGGAAACGGCATCGAACTCTATTGGGACCGCCCCAAGGATCGCTGGCCCTATGATGCCGATGGAAACCTGCAGATGGTCAGCGACCCGCTGGATTTGGAGGAGTTGTTGGGGGAAGGCGTTGGGCATTAG
- a CDS encoding DUF1800 domain-containing protein — translation MTERDKIAHLLRRFGLGAGKCELAKYEKLGVQGTLDMLLDWDKTDEGFPVSPWEFVKQADGQLQFDPYKFASHWGLRLLLTNRPLQERMTLFWHDHFAVSGNKVFDGTAMVQYENCLRRHAGGNFRTLLKEVSKEPAMIYWLDQHTSVKEHPNENFAREVMELFTMGSGYTEKDIQEAARAFTGWGLQIESIGENIEFYKQQERAAKAGRSVFNFCLAPAIHDAGPKTILGKTGNFNGDQVLDILCDRPETARYLAKKLWEWFAYPNPELPLVERLAKVLVDAKFEVKPVLKAIVAAPQFWSEKCVRGRPKSPIDTTVTVFRQLDLQKVLLGLRGEVKDPFQTMKPELKGAADGVTFLMNGQGFLLLFPPDVAGWDWGEAWINSNSMRFRAQLGDVIFYGNDANRPIAVYLANRIKQEFNPQSSGDVVDALCAIFDAEVPARTRDILVEACTKAGGPKSLDGKDSAAYVLAFTTKMLFASPEFQMC, via the coding sequence ATGACCGAACGCGACAAGATTGCGCACCTGCTCCGACGTTTCGGCCTTGGCGCCGGCAAATGTGAGCTCGCCAAATACGAGAAGCTCGGCGTTCAAGGCACTCTGGACATGCTGCTCGACTGGGACAAGACCGACGAGGGCTTTCCGGTCAGCCCGTGGGAGTTCGTCAAACAGGCCGACGGCCAACTCCAGTTCGACCCCTACAAGTTTGCCTCTCATTGGGGCCTTCGGCTGCTGCTCACCAACCGCCCCCTCCAAGAGCGCATGACCCTCTTCTGGCACGACCACTTCGCCGTGAGCGGCAACAAAGTCTTCGACGGCACGGCGATGGTCCAGTACGAGAACTGCCTGCGCAGGCACGCCGGCGGCAACTTCCGCACGCTGCTCAAAGAGGTCAGCAAAGAGCCCGCGATGATCTATTGGCTGGACCAGCACACCTCGGTCAAGGAGCACCCCAACGAGAACTTCGCGCGCGAGGTGATGGAGCTCTTCACCATGGGCTCTGGCTACACAGAAAAGGACATCCAGGAGGCCGCACGGGCGTTCACGGGATGGGGTTTGCAGATCGAGAGCATCGGCGAGAACATCGAGTTCTACAAGCAGCAGGAGCGGGCGGCGAAGGCCGGCCGATCGGTGTTCAACTTCTGCCTAGCGCCCGCCATCCACGACGCAGGGCCCAAGACGATCCTCGGAAAGACCGGAAACTTCAACGGCGACCAGGTGCTCGACATCCTTTGCGATCGCCCCGAGACGGCGCGCTACCTCGCCAAGAAGCTCTGGGAGTGGTTCGCGTATCCAAACCCGGAGCTACCTCTGGTCGAACGGCTTGCCAAGGTCCTCGTCGACGCGAAATTCGAGGTCAAGCCGGTGCTGAAAGCCATCGTCGCCGCGCCCCAGTTCTGGAGCGAGAAGTGCGTCCGAGGCCGCCCCAAGAGCCCCATCGACACCACGGTCACGGTCTTTCGTCAACTCGATCTTCAGAAGGTCTTGCTGGGATTGCGGGGCGAGGTCAAAGACCCGTTCCAGACGATGAAGCCCGAGCTCAAGGGCGCGGCCGACGGCGTGACGTTCCTGATGAACGGGCAGGGGTTCCTGCTCCTCTTTCCACCCGACGTGGCGGGGTGGGATTGGGGAGAGGCGTGGATCAACAGCAACAGCATGCGCTTCCGCGCGCAGCTTGGCGACGTGATCTTCTATGGCAACGACGCCAACCGGCCGATCGCGGTCTACCTCGCCAACCGCATCAAGCAGGAGTTCAATCCGCAATCCTCGGGCGACGTGGTGGACGCTCTCTGTGCGATCTTCGACGCCGAGGTGCCCGCGCGAACGCGTGACATCCTCGTCGAGGCGTGTACCAAGGCGGGCGGGCCGAAGTCGCTCGACGGCAAGGACAGCGCTGCCTATGTGCTGGCCTTCACGACCAAGATGCTGTTCGCGAGCCCTGAATTTCAGATGTGTTGA
- a CDS encoding aspartate aminotransferase family protein translates to MDPDALYQEVIEKYTEHVNPGLARLMSFAGFGVEMRGEGCYIIDHEGRRYLDCLGGYGVFALGHRHPRVIQAVKDQLDEMPLSGKAFFNKNQADLAERLAAIAPEGLQYTFFSNSGTEAVEAALKFAKCATGRSKIVSTIGSYHGKTIGALSTTGREKYRKPFEPLMPGVVHVPYGDLEAAKREIPGAAAVIIETIQGEGGIIEAPEGYISGLRAACDLAGALLIADEVQTGLGRTGKTFGVDWEGVQPDIMTLAKALGGGVMPIGATMGTPAVWEAVFGQNPLLHTSTFGGNGLACAAGLAAIEVIRDENLVERSLTMGAKLKSGLEEVQAKHSELVCGVRGKGLMLGVEFSMDEVGELTIAQMMKRGLCAAYTLNNPRVIRFEPPLIITDEQIAFACSTFDEALAETGELMAELV, encoded by the coding sequence ATGGATCCGGACGCCCTATATCAGGAGGTCATCGAGAAGTACACCGAGCACGTCAATCCTGGCCTTGCGCGCCTGATGAGCTTTGCAGGCTTCGGCGTCGAGATGAGAGGCGAAGGCTGCTACATCATCGATCACGAAGGCCGAAGGTATCTCGACTGCCTCGGCGGATACGGCGTCTTCGCGCTTGGGCACCGGCACCCTCGGGTCATTCAGGCCGTGAAGGACCAGCTCGACGAGATGCCCCTCTCCGGGAAGGCGTTCTTCAACAAGAACCAGGCCGACCTTGCCGAGCGTCTCGCGGCCATCGCCCCCGAGGGCCTCCAATACACGTTCTTCTCCAACAGCGGAACGGAGGCGGTCGAGGCGGCTCTCAAGTTCGCCAAGTGCGCCACAGGCCGCTCCAAGATTGTCTCGACGATCGGCAGCTACCACGGCAAGACCATAGGAGCGCTCTCGACCACCGGCCGCGAGAAGTACCGCAAGCCGTTTGAACCCCTGATGCCGGGCGTGGTCCACGTGCCCTATGGCGACCTCGAAGCCGCCAAACGGGAGATTCCTGGCGCGGCGGCCGTCATCATCGAGACCATCCAGGGCGAGGGCGGCATCATCGAGGCTCCCGAGGGCTACATTTCTGGCCTGCGGGCCGCTTGCGACCTGGCAGGGGCCCTGCTGATCGCCGACGAGGTCCAAACGGGCTTGGGGCGCACGGGCAAGACCTTTGGAGTGGATTGGGAGGGCGTCCAGCCCGACATCATGACCCTCGCCAAAGCCCTCGGAGGCGGCGTGATGCCGATTGGCGCGACGATGGGAACCCCGGCGGTCTGGGAGGCGGTGTTCGGGCAGAACCCGCTGCTGCACACCAGCACGTTCGGGGGAAATGGTCTGGCTTGCGCGGCGGGCCTTGCCGCGATCGAGGTGATCCGCGACGAGAACCTGGTGGAGCGTTCGCTGACGATGGGCGCCAAGCTCAAGTCTGGCCTTGAAGAGGTTCAAGCCAAGCACTCCGAACTCGTGTGTGGGGTGCGCGGCAAGGGACTGATGCTAGGTGTGGAGTTCTCGATGGATGAGGTGGGCGAACTCACGATTGCGCAGATGATGAAACGGGGCCTTTGCGCGGCGTACACGCTGAACAACCCACGCGTGATCCGGTTCGAGCCGCCTCTGATCATCACAGACGAGCAGATCGCGTTTGCCTGCAGCACCTTTGATGAAGCGCTTGCGGAGACGGGCGAACTGATGGCGGAGTTGGTGTAG